Genomic segment of Gemmatimonadota bacterium:
CATGCTCCAGGCGGGAGCATGACTGGGATCGTTTGCGGGGTCGTGGACGTTCACGTCGTGGATCCTGCCGCCGGGTTCAAGGTCCTTATGCTCCGCCGGGCCGCAGGAGTGCGCTGCACCGGGGCGTGGGAAGCCGTCCACGGCTCTATCGAGCCTGGCGAGAGTCCGGAGGACGCTGCCGCGCGTGAGTTTGCCGAGGAGACCGGGCTTCCCCTCAAGCGGCTCTACTCCATTGGGACCAACCCGTTCTACGTCCCCAGCCGCAAGACCGTCCAGGTGGCCGTTGTTTTTGCGGCTCTCGCAGACTCGCGGCTCTCTCCGCAGTTGGGCGAAGAGCACGATGCGTTCGAGTGGATGGAGCTCGCCGATGCCGTGGGGCGCGCGACGTGGCCTCGTACCCGTCAGGCACTGATGGACGTCCACCACCTGTTGAAGTCGGGGGACGCCGGGCCGGCTGAAGCGGTGCTGCGCGTGCGCTAGGAGCGCGCCCCGGCGCGCGACCGAACGAGGGCCCGCTCTCGCTCGATGCGCTGGAGGATGGCCGGCCAGGTTGTCGCCCGCGCGGTCTCGTAGGCAATGACGAGTGGCTGGTTTACATCGAGCTGCCCATCAAAGACGTACAGGGCGCTCTGCACTTCCCGTTGCCGAACCCGCTGCAACCCGAAGCCGGGGGAAAGTCCGATGACGTCGACCGGGCGGAAGTCGCGGCCGACGTTCGTGATGATGAGTTCGAGCGGGCTGTACCTCGCTTCGCCGACCTCCTGACTGAAGAATGACACGTACCAAACGCTCAGCCTGGGGAGCGCGGTGCGCCGGCTCAGTTCCGTCAGCCGCTCCGTCTGGCTCTTGAGAAGATCGGAGAGGGCCGCGTAGGAGTCCGGTGAGAGCACCCGGATCACGGATTCATCCAGGGGAATCGCCCGCACACGCAGCCCGAACTGCGCCACGCGCACGGCGATGTCATCCTGCTTCAGGGATCCGAACCCGGCCGGCACCAGCGCGATGGAGTCCGCCGCCGCCGTCGCGGGAACGGCGAGCGCGGCCCCGGGTGGTGCGGAAGGAAGGCATGCCGCACCGAAGAGCGCTGCGGCAAGGGAAAGCGCTTGCTTCATGGCGTTGGTGCTCGCCACGCAGGCGTCTGGATGAGGGCAACGACGGCGGACGCGATGTCATCGCGGCCTTCGCGCGTCACCGCGCTGCAGGCGACGACCTGCGTTGGATCCAGCCCGGCGGCCTGGCAGATCATGGCCAGCTGTGACTCGCGCTCGCGCGGCCGAAGCTTGTCGACCTTGGTGATGGCGACGA
This window contains:
- a CDS encoding NUDIX domain-containing protein — its product is MTGIVCGVVDVHVVDPAAGFKVLMLRRAAGVRCTGAWEAVHGSIEPGESPEDAAAREFAEETGLPLKRLYSIGTNPFYVPSRKTVQVAVVFAALADSRLSPQLGEEHDAFEWMELADAVGRATWPRTRQALMDVHHLLKSGDAGPAEAVLRVR